From the genome of Cytophagales bacterium WSM2-2:
CATCAATCAAGACTATTCCTTTCGGAAATTGCAACAGCGTAGCCAGCCCTTGACCCATGTCAATAAAGTGGATTTTCATTACCTGCTCTTGTGCCTGGACAGATAGAGCACATAGCAGTGAGAAGATTAAAGACAGAATAGTTTTCATATGATTTGGTTTGTGTTAATAATCGCTTAACAATGGGGTATTCACCTGGTAAAAAACAATTGACAGGTAGAACAGAAATAAATGTAGTGAGCTGATCGGGGGAAAGGCAATGGGAAAAACCCCATTTTATCCGGGTATTTTCCCCAGACTAATCCTGGTCTTTCAAACTGCTTCGACCGTACTTATGATGGATTCACCCGGCAGTGAACGTTACCAAACGCGCATGAGATAAACTCCGCAAGAATCAGGTTTCGCCCCTTCCCGCCAAACCCCACCTTTGATAAAAAAAACAACCCATGAAAACATTTATCCTCATTCACGGTTCGTGGCATAATGCCTGGAATTGGCACAAAGTGAACCCTCTTTTAGAAAAACTCGGACATCGCGCTATAGCCGTCAACCTGCCTGGTATGGGCCGTGATAAAACTCCCATACAGGAAGTGAAGATGCAATCGACAGTAGAAAAACTTTGCCAGCTCATCGATTCCATTGAAGGAAAAGTGATTTTGGTTGGCCATAGCAAAAACGGGATCATGATATCACAAGTAGCAGAATACCGGCCACACAAAATAGAAAAGCTGATTTACCTGGCGGCCTATCTCATTCCCAATGGAAAAACGCAACGGGAATATTCCATCCAGGATACGCAGGGCTGGCTCAAGCCACATGTAGATGTAGATGCCACGCTAAACGCTTCTACTTTACGGCCTGAGATCTACAAAGAAGGTCTTTACCACGACTGCGATGACGACATCACCGAAATGGCAAAAGTGCTTCTCAGTCACGAGCCCATCGAATCAGGAATGACGCCTTTGCAATTGACTGAAGAAAATTTCGGGAGTGTGCCAAGGTATTATATCGAATGTACCGAAGACCGTGCCGTAACTCCTTTCATTCAGCAAAAAATGTATACTGATACACCTTGCCGTAAAGTGTACCAGATCCCGACAAGCCACTCGCCATTTTTCAGTAAACCAAAAGAGCTGGTGGATATTTTCATGGAGATAGCGGGAAGCTGAATTTTTTATTTCACGCAAAGCCGCCAAGCCGCTAAGAAAACAGGCATTCACTTAGCGGCTTGGCGTCTTTGCGTGATAATTTCTTTTCGTCTTTGCGTGAAAATTCTCTATTAGTCATGAGTAAGGGTATAGCGTCTTTGAAGTGTTCGCATGGATATTATAACCCCCTTATATAATTATGAAAGTAAAACTAATCTCTTGCCTGTCTGTTGGCTTGGTCGTGGCGCTTGGTGCACTTGTCTCGTGCTCCAAAAAAAATGAAACTCCGATTCCGTCCAAAGAGTCGCTCCTGGTATTGAATAACGGATGGCGGTTGACGTCTGTAACAATCTCACCGGGCATTGGTGGAGTAACGGATTATTACAATACCGTTTTGGAAGCGTGCGAAAGAGACAATATTATGCTCTTTGACCCACACGGTACATACACCGTGGATGAAGGTGCAACCAAGTGCGACCCTTCAGATCCACAGACAGCCGACCACGGTACCTGGACATTTAATGCAAGTAAAACGGTGATCACTCAAATTTCAGCTGATGTTTCCGCTTTGCCTGTGGCGTTGAATATTGTTTCACTGTCGGCTACTACGCTGGTTTATAAGTCGAGTATTAATTTTTTAGGAACGGACTATACGTTGACCGTAACACAAACGGCAATCCAGTAATCCGATTATTTATTTGCTGATGTCCTGGCCAAAGACGATTTCGTAGCCATTGTTGTCGCGGATAGAGAAGTCACGCATCTGGTATTCTCTATCCGCCAACGATGACTCAATGTGAGCTTTCCCCTGAACGGCCTCCCAGAGTTCATCAACATTCGCGACATAGATATAGATGCTTCCGGTCAAAACCGGTTTCGGAAAAAATTCTTCTTTGTTATCTGGGTCTTTACAGTCCTCCGGTTCTTCAGTAGGTACAACAAACATAATTCCAACTCCATCACGGGACAGGTAAATGAAGTTAGGAAACCTGCTCGTGCCACTAAATCCCAAAA
Proteins encoded in this window:
- the estC_1 gene encoding esterase, which encodes MKTFILIHGSWHNAWNWHKVNPLLEKLGHRAIAVNLPGMGRDKTPIQEVKMQSTVEKLCQLIDSIEGKVILVGHSKNGIMISQVAEYRPHKIEKLIYLAAYLIPNGKTQREYSIQDTQGWLKPHVDVDATLNASTLRPEIYKEGLYHDCDDDITEMAKVLLSHEPIESGMTPLQLTEENFGSVPRYYIECTEDRAVTPFIQQKMYTDTPCRKVYQIPTSHSPFFSKPKELVDIFMEIAGS